In the genome of Planifilum fimeticola, one region contains:
- a CDS encoding helix-turn-helix domain-containing protein, translating to MKEQDVGKRIGANLRQIRTSRGISLEALARQIGVSKQTLIKVERGEANPTLSVIWRISNGLEVPITALLSLESDVAIARKKDGLKLMSPDDVFVAEPLFGSHGMVELYRGYLKPRGEYVSEAHRTGVTEFVTVMSGCLTVEVDGETYRLEEYDSIRFRGDRPHKYSNPSSSLAIMHFVISYSRL from the coding sequence ATGAAAGAACAGGATGTGGGAAAGCGGATCGGCGCCAACTTACGGCAAATTCGGACGAGCCGGGGAATCAGCCTGGAGGCGCTGGCCAGACAAATCGGGGTCAGCAAACAGACTTTGATCAAGGTCGAACGGGGGGAGGCCAACCCCACCTTGTCCGTCATCTGGAGAATCTCCAACGGTCTGGAGGTTCCGATCACCGCTTTGCTTTCCCTCGAATCGGACGTGGCCATCGCCCGGAAGAAGGATGGGCTCAAACTGATGAGTCCCGACGATGTTTTTGTCGCCGAGCCGTTGTTCGGCTCCCACGGCATGGTCGAGCTGTACCGAGGATACCTGAAGCCCCGGGGGGAATATGTTTCCGAGGCGCACCGGACGGGGGTGACGGAATTTGTGACGGTGATGTCCGGTTGTTTGACGGTGGAGGTGGACGGCGAAACCTATCGTCTGGAGGAGTACGATTCCATCCGTTTCAGGGGGGATCGTCCCCACAAGTACTCCAACCCCTCTTCCTCCCTGGCGATCATGCATTTTGTCATTTCCTACAGCCGACTTTGA
- a CDS encoding AzlC family ABC transporter permease yields the protein MDKKSRIKAGLAEALPLAVAIAAYGLSYGVLAVQANLSVAEAVAMSLLVFSGSVQMVSVAMLTAGAGLTSIFFSSLLLNLRNLLYGAALAEGLAPAKRGRWLLAFGVSDEPFVLGSARFKRHGPDPLYFGTVVVLFYAAWAFSSFLGAFAGNQLDPQKWGLDLAFPVTFTALLLPVLTEKPVIATAAAAAIIALLLEYLRPGNELTIILSGVSAPWVGLYIQRRKQSHA from the coding sequence GTGGACAAAAAGAGCCGTATCAAAGCGGGTTTGGCGGAAGCTTTGCCCCTTGCCGTCGCCATTGCGGCTTATGGCTTATCCTACGGTGTGCTCGCGGTTCAAGCAAACCTGAGCGTGGCGGAAGCCGTAGCCATGTCCCTGTTGGTCTTTTCCGGATCCGTCCAAATGGTGTCCGTCGCCATGCTGACTGCCGGAGCCGGCCTCACGAGCATTTTTTTCTCATCGCTTCTGCTCAATTTGCGCAATTTGTTGTACGGGGCCGCCCTGGCCGAGGGCCTCGCCCCCGCAAAAAGGGGAAGGTGGCTGCTCGCCTTTGGCGTATCGGATGAACCCTTCGTGTTGGGAAGTGCGAGATTTAAAAGGCACGGACCGGACCCCCTCTACTTCGGAACGGTGGTCGTCCTCTTCTATGCAGCCTGGGCTTTTTCCTCATTCCTCGGCGCCTTCGCCGGAAACCAACTGGATCCCCAAAAATGGGGATTGGACCTGGCCTTCCCGGTGACCTTCACCGCCCTGCTCCTTCCGGTGCTGACGGAAAAACCGGTCATCGCAACGGCTGCCGCCGCCGCCATCATCGCCCTTCTGCTCGAATATCTCAGGCCGGGTAATGAATTGACCATCATCCTTTCTGGAGTATCGGCTCCCTGGGTGGGACTTTATATCCAAAGGAGGAAGCAGTCTC